A window of Silurus meridionalis isolate SWU-2019-XX chromosome 4, ASM1480568v1, whole genome shotgun sequence contains these coding sequences:
- the LOC124383933 gene encoding uncharacterized protein LOC124383933 isoform X1 has product MRSSWTEKMRRFWIEGGILSLGRGTLWLIAIVFIPPGEGSDCYTEKHSNGTCGIYINTTAVTEMPGYSWQIAGIVHANEDDFNPTTIESQDHTYVLFRSCFGNVSYLNKFTGTTIDCPYKSNLYTNLTDSPSLTTAQPTTPQPKKTPYEFVWIALSVGLFVCLLGCCVYYNWQKLKRCFQNRRYWFRNNYTQAVQDSNTIPMMNLMSNRTSQNASQFTNLATSDTDSQHLHSLSHSQLPV; this is encoded by the exons ATGAGAAGTTCCTGGACTGAGAAGATGAGAAGATTTTGGATTGAAGGTGGAATACTCAGCTTGGGTCGAGGCACTTTATGGCTGATTG CCATCGTGTTTATTCCACCTGGGGAAGGCAGTGACTGCTATAcagaaaaacattcaaatggaACCTGTgggatttatattaatacaacaGCAGTAACCGAGATGCCTGGATACAGCTGGCAGATCGCT GGTATTGTTCATGCGAATGAAGATGATTTTAACCCTACCACCATTGAGAGTCAAGATCATACTTATGTCCTCTTCAGGAGCTGCTTTGGGAATGTTTCCTACCTCAATAAATTTACAGGG acGACCATCGACTGCCCAT ACAAAAGCAACCTTTATACAA ATTTGACTGACAGTCCCAGTCTGACAACAGCACAGCCCACCACCCCACAACCCAAGAAAACTCCATATGAGTTTGTCTGGATTGCTCTGAGTGTTGGTCTTTTTGTTTGCCTCCTtggttgttgtgtgtattataaTTGGCAAAAGCTTAAAAG ATGTTTTCAGAATAGAAGATACTGGTTCagaaataattacacacaagCGGTGCAGGACTCCAACACCATTCCTATGATGAACTTGATGTCAAACAGAACTTCTCAAAATGCCTCACAGTTTACAAACTTGGCTACTTCTGACACAGACTCCCAACATTTACACTCCCTGTCTCATTCACAATTACCTGTCTga
- the LOC124383933 gene encoding uncharacterized protein LOC124383933 isoform X2 has product MRSSWTEKMRRFWIEGGILSLGRGTLWLIAIVFIPPGEGSDCYTEKHSNGTCGIYINTTAVTEMPGYSWQIATTIDCPYKSNLYTNLTDSPSLTTAQPTTPQPKKTPYEFVWIALSVGLFVCLLGCCVYYNWQKLKRCFQNRRYWFRNNYTQAVQDSNTIPMMNLMSNRTSQNASQFTNLATSDTDSQHLHSLSHSQLPV; this is encoded by the exons ATGAGAAGTTCCTGGACTGAGAAGATGAGAAGATTTTGGATTGAAGGTGGAATACTCAGCTTGGGTCGAGGCACTTTATGGCTGATTG CCATCGTGTTTATTCCACCTGGGGAAGGCAGTGACTGCTATAcagaaaaacattcaaatggaACCTGTgggatttatattaatacaacaGCAGTAACCGAGATGCCTGGATACAGCTGGCAGATCGCT acGACCATCGACTGCCCAT ACAAAAGCAACCTTTATACAA ATTTGACTGACAGTCCCAGTCTGACAACAGCACAGCCCACCACCCCACAACCCAAGAAAACTCCATATGAGTTTGTCTGGATTGCTCTGAGTGTTGGTCTTTTTGTTTGCCTCCTtggttgttgtgtgtattataaTTGGCAAAAGCTTAAAAG ATGTTTTCAGAATAGAAGATACTGGTTCagaaataattacacacaagCGGTGCAGGACTCCAACACCATTCCTATGATGAACTTGATGTCAAACAGAACTTCTCAAAATGCCTCACAGTTTACAAACTTGGCTACTTCTGACACAGACTCCCAACATTTACACTCCCTGTCTCATTCACAATTACCTGTCTga